A DNA window from Streptomyces roseifaciens contains the following coding sequences:
- a CDS encoding 3-hydroxybenzoate 6-monooxygenase encodes MANILIAGGGIGGLAAAVSVARQGHRATVLERSDVFGEVGAGIQLGPNAFHALDRLGVGAEVRARAVLIDELQFMDGTTGERITRMPLTGAYRERFGNPYAVVHRGDLYQALLDACRAHPAVTLLGGHYVVRYEQDATGVTAVTCTGRSFRGDVLIGADGIRSAVRRQLVGDGEPRVSGHTIYRSVIPMEQVPQELRWNSVTLWAGPKWHFVHYPIAGGKCLNLAATRDDAATDPVAGLPVPAEDVIAEFPELGHAARRLLQLGQGWRAWVLCDRDPVPDWTDGRVTLLGDAAHPMLQYAAQGACMALEDAVLLGELLQGAEPGEASLGRRLEKYNAARCERTSRTQLVAREMGRQLYHPAGDAARARNRMLCSLTTDEMYDKVGWLHAGVR; translated from the coding sequence ATGGCCAACATCCTTATCGCCGGGGGCGGCATCGGCGGTCTCGCGGCCGCCGTGTCCGTGGCCCGCCAGGGTCACCGGGCGACCGTGCTGGAGCGCAGCGACGTCTTCGGCGAGGTCGGCGCCGGCATCCAGCTCGGCCCCAACGCCTTCCACGCCCTCGACCGCCTCGGCGTGGGCGCCGAGGTCCGCGCGCGGGCGGTGCTCATCGACGAGCTGCAGTTCATGGACGGCACGACGGGCGAGCGCATCACCCGCATGCCGCTCACCGGCGCCTACCGGGAGCGCTTCGGCAACCCGTACGCCGTCGTGCACCGCGGCGACCTCTACCAGGCGCTGCTCGACGCCTGCCGCGCCCACCCCGCCGTCACCCTCCTCGGCGGCCACTACGTGGTGCGCTACGAGCAGGACGCGACGGGCGTCACCGCCGTCACGTGCACCGGGCGCTCCTTCCGCGGCGACGTGCTGATCGGTGCCGACGGGATCCGCTCGGCCGTGCGCCGCCAGCTCGTCGGCGACGGCGAACCGCGGGTGTCGGGGCACACCATCTACCGCTCGGTGATCCCCATGGAGCAGGTGCCGCAGGAGCTGCGCTGGAACAGCGTGACCCTGTGGGCCGGGCCGAAGTGGCACTTCGTGCACTACCCCATCGCGGGCGGCAAGTGCCTCAACCTGGCGGCCACCCGGGACGACGCGGCCACCGACCCGGTGGCGGGGCTGCCGGTGCCGGCCGAGGACGTGATCGCCGAGTTCCCCGAGCTGGGCCACGCCGCACGGCGGCTGCTGCAGCTCGGCCAGGGCTGGCGGGCGTGGGTGCTGTGCGACCGCGACCCGGTGCCGGACTGGACGGACGGCCGGGTGACGCTCCTCGGCGACGCCGCGCACCCCATGCTGCAGTACGCCGCGCAGGGCGCGTGCATGGCGCTGGAGGACGCGGTGCTGCTCGGCGAGCTGCTGCAGGGCGCGGAGCCGGGCGAGGCCTCCCTCGGGCGGCGGCTGGAGAAGTACAACGCGGCGCGCTGCGAGCGGACCTCGCGCACGCAGCTGGTGGCCCGGGAGATGGGCAGGCAGCTGTACCACCCGGCGGGGGACGCGGCCCGCGCGCGCAACCGGATGCTCTGCTCCCTCACCACGGACGAGATGTACGA